Proteins encoded in a region of the Petroclostridium xylanilyticum genome:
- the tadA gene encoding tRNA adenosine(34) deaminase TadA — MKIIRDDQYYMVHALKEAQKAYEKGEVPIGAIIVKDDKIIARVHNLREKKKDATAHAEILAIQKACKKLGSWRLNGCDLYVTLEPCPMCAGAIIQSRIRRLIIGTTDPKAGAAGSVVDLFSVETFNHKVEVVQGILQAECSMILKQFFKELRQKS, encoded by the coding sequence ATGAAAATTATTAGAGATGATCAATATTATATGGTACATGCACTGAAGGAAGCTCAAAAGGCTTATGAAAAAGGTGAAGTACCTATTGGTGCAATTATTGTAAAGGATGATAAGATTATTGCAAGGGTACACAATCTTAGGGAGAAGAAAAAGGATGCCACGGCGCATGCGGAAATTCTTGCCATCCAAAAAGCTTGTAAAAAACTTGGGAGCTGGAGATTAAACGGCTGTGATTTATATGTAACCCTTGAACCTTGTCCTATGTGTGCAGGAGCGATTATTCAATCTAGAATAAGAAGATTGATTATAGGTACTACTGACCCGAAAGCAGGAGCAGCGGGTTCAGTAGTTGATTTATTTAGCGTTGAAACTTTCAATCACAAAGTGGAAGTTGTTCAGGGCATTCTTCAAGCGGAATGTTCCATGATATTAAAGCAGTTTTTTAAAGAGCTTAGGCAAAAAAGTTAA
- a CDS encoding zinc metallopeptidase — MFYIDPYYIMLVLPAFLFALYTQFKVSSTFSKYSNYGNIRGLTGAEVAREILYSNGLYDVAVEPVAGQLTDHYDPKTKVVRLSESVYYSRSVAAIGVAAHETGHAIQHQIGYAPLALRSGLVPIAGIGSTVGPYLAMLGLIFNWSFMLQLGIILFTGAVAFYLITLPVEFNASRRAVNILQSRGLLTWNEIEPVKKVLRAAAMTYVASAAVAMANLARLILLAGARDDRD; from the coding sequence ATGTTTTACATTGATCCTTATTACATTATGCTTGTTTTACCTGCATTTTTATTTGCACTTTATACGCAGTTCAAAGTTAGCAGCACATTTAGTAAGTATAGTAACTATGGGAACATAAGGGGGCTCACAGGTGCTGAGGTTGCCAGAGAAATACTTTACAGTAACGGGTTATATGATGTAGCTGTGGAACCTGTAGCAGGGCAGCTTACCGACCACTATGACCCCAAGACAAAAGTAGTAAGGCTGTCAGAAAGCGTTTACTACAGTAGATCAGTGGCTGCTATCGGTGTTGCCGCCCATGAAACAGGTCATGCAATTCAACATCAGATTGGGTATGCTCCTCTTGCTCTGAGAAGCGGGCTTGTACCTATTGCAGGAATAGGTTCCACAGTCGGTCCATATTTGGCGATGCTTGGACTGATCTTTAACTGGTCCTTTATGCTTCAACTTGGTATCATTCTTTTCACGGGAGCAGTTGCATTTTACCTTATAACACTTCCTGTTGAATTTAATGCAAGCAGAAGAGCAGTCAATATTCTTCAGTCAAGAGGTTTACTTACATGGAATGAAATTGAACCTGTGAAGAAGGTACTACGTGCAGCCGCAATGACCTATGTAGCATCTGCTGCAGTTGCAATGGCGAACCTTGCCAGGTTGATACTGCTTGCAGGGGCGAGAGACGATAGAGACTAA
- a CDS encoding S66 peptidase family protein has product MAIRPPILQAGDTIGIVTLGSPLDASIINARVAALRNMGFNVVLGRYVYAYNGYLAGTDQQRASDLMNMFQNRNVKAIIPTRGGVGVAGILPYLDYNVIRNNPKIITGYSDITVLLNVLYQYADLITFHSLLLISFTTATPAYNFNQFFTATSTTVSPRQIQNPPGIPLVSRIRGNVTGPIVGGNLTSFVDTLGTPHEIDTRGKILFLEETNEPVNKVYRMINHLKLAGKFRDCIGIIMGECTGCQAAYGKTYEDLINEVIVPLGKPLMTNLATGHGTYKAAIPIGASVNLNTINNTLTVLEPTVSR; this is encoded by the coding sequence ATGGCAATACGGCCACCCATTTTACAAGCTGGAGATACAATTGGTATAGTTACTCTAGGCAGTCCACTCGATGCTAGTATTATTAATGCAAGAGTTGCTGCTCTTAGAAATATGGGTTTTAATGTAGTATTAGGCAGATATGTATATGCGTATAATGGTTATCTTGCAGGAACTGACCAGCAGAGAGCTTCCGATTTGATGAACATGTTTCAAAACAGAAATGTAAAGGCTATAATACCCACAAGAGGTGGCGTAGGCGTAGCCGGAATCCTTCCATACCTTGATTACAATGTTATAAGAAATAATCCTAAAATTATTACAGGTTATAGTGATATAACAGTTTTACTAAATGTCCTATATCAATATGCGGATTTAATTACTTTCCACAGCCTTCTTCTTATAAGCTTTACAACAGCTACTCCCGCATATAATTTCAACCAATTTTTTACCGCAACATCTACTACCGTTTCACCAAGACAAATACAAAATCCGCCCGGAATCCCTCTTGTAAGCAGAATTAGAGGTAATGTAACAGGACCTATTGTAGGAGGTAATCTTACATCTTTTGTAGATACTTTGGGTACTCCGCATGAAATTGATACAAGGGGAAAGATACTCTTTTTAGAAGAAACCAATGAACCTGTTAATAAAGTTTATAGAATGATAAATCATTTAAAACTTGCAGGAAAATTTAGAGATTGTATAGGTATCATCATGGGTGAATGTACAGGATGCCAGGCTGCCTATGGTAAGACCTATGAAGATTTAATAAATGAAGTAATTGTTCCTCTAGGCAAACCTCTCATGACCAATCTGGCCACCGGTCACGGTACATACAAAGCAGCAATTCCAATAGGTGCATCCGTTAATCTTAATACAATAAATAATACACTAACAGTACTTGAACCTACAGTGAGCAGATAA